CTCAATACTACGGATTTTATATCCTTCTTTTTTAATTGCAACTTCTACAAACTCAGCGATCGCATTAATTTGACGTACACTGGGTGCATCCGCAATTACAAAATAATCACAGAGTGGATTTTCTCGTTTAAAATCAACTGTTACAATGTCATTTGCCTTTTTCTCATCAATTGTTTTCACAATTACATCTAATAAATTATTCATTATGTCTCCTTAAATAGGCATCTTGTGCCTTTTTTACTTCTTTAAACCCATCAACTAAGTTTTGTTTTGATAATGCTATTAGGGGCTCACTGTCATAGCCTCTACCCCGTTCACATTTATCTGCAATATATAAAATCATTCCAATTTTGTTTGTTGATACGCCATTAACATGTCCTCGAATCGCATTCAAAACCTGCTTATCTCGAACATAGTATTTCTTTGATAGCTCCGAAGCCGCTGCAAATCCGTGATAAAATGCCGGGTGCAATCCGACAAGACTTGGGTAATTCGCATTCATGGTATTGAGTAAATCTTCTTTCGAATCTTCCTTACATAAATCGTGAATCATGCAAGCAAGTGTCACCCTGTCTTTATCAACATTATGAACATCAGCTAACTCTAAAGCAACTTCTTTAACTCTCAATACATGATCATACCGCTTTTGAGAAACTCGGTTTTTTAATATCTCATCCAGATATATACCATATCCAGTCATGTATTGTAGAACGCGTGGTGAAGTCGTAGTAATCAATCCCTTTCGGATTTCTGTCGAACTTATTGGTAAAACAGGACCCGTAACAATTGGAAATTGAGATTCAATATTGAAATCTCGAGCATATATGATGAATTGAATCATTTGATTTAATAAGTCATATTCTTTCCATTTATTTAAAGTGGGTAATTGATCCGAACCAATTAACCATTCAAATTCGCAATCCTGATTCTGTGCCTTCAGTATTCGAACTGTATCAATTGAATAGGAAGGCAAAGGCAATTTGGATTCAAGATCAATGACTTTCATCTTGTGATAAGGCTTAATCATCAATTGAACCATATTTAAACGATGATGAAAGGCAGAACTTCCGACTTTAAAAGGATTCTGTGCACTTACAATAAACCATAGTTCATCAGCATTACGTTGTTTTAGGGCATTTTTTGCCATTGTTAGATGACCATCATGGATGGGATCAAAACTTCCCCCAAACAAGATTATTTTTCTCAAACTTTGATGCGTCCGTTTTTACTGAATCGATAGAAAACCGCAACACGCCCTATTTTACTTACTAAATCACAACTAAAACGGTCTTCAAACGCTTCAACTGCTTCTAATATGGTAACATCAGAATTCTTTTGAATACTTACTTTCACAAGATTATGAGCTAACATGGATGTTTCAAAGGTTTCATATACAGTCTCCGTTAATCCATTTTTTCCAATAAATACGGTTGTTTTCTCCTCATGAGAAATTCGTTTTAATTCTTTTTTTTGATCTTTACTTAACATTAAATGATCGCCTTTCTGATTACGACTTCAGCTTCTTTATCGAAACTTGTCTCTAATTCTTTTAATTCACCTTGAATACTAATAAATCCAACATCGAAAATCTCGATATCAATATGCTTATCGGTCACAGGCCACTTTTTCTTACGATAAGAAGGATTTTGAATCATAAAATCATGTTCTAACTCAAAATTAGCTTCAAGTCGTTCCGGTTTAATTCGTTTTAATTCAAATGGAAGATAAGATACCACATGAACTTGTGATTTAGGACTTACCGTAATGGCCCCTAAATTCCCAATCATAATTGTTTGCTTTTCATACAATTGATACACTGCTGGCTTGAGCGTTTTTTGAGGTGCTAACATCACAAGGTTCTCATCTGTAAACTTGGTTAATAAGTTTGTTTCATTACTTAAGCCTGGTGTATCATAAACATCATAATTTTCTGTCTCAATATGCAGCACATCCGCGGTTGTGGAAGCTACTGGGGATACTGATAGATCATTTTTACCCATAAGTGCATTAAGTAATGATGACTTTCCTGCATTGACACATCCTACAAATGCACACGGTGCATCCTCTAAGTAAGGATTCAACGATTCAAGTGTATTCTTTTTCAGAGCAGAAACGAAAACAATATCCATCAACGAAACATCTTCATCTTTTAATGAACGCATGATTGCATTTGTAAGTTTGTTATTTGAAACAGACTTCGGCAGAAGATCACGCTTATTGACAACAAGCACAACACTCTTATTTCTTAAAGCACGAAGCAGTCCTGTATGCATACTTTGATTCAGATGCATGATATCTAAAACCCATAAAATATGGCCTTCAAAACGCTCAATAAACTCAAGCGTAGTCCCATCATTAACATCTGCTTTAACACGTTTAAAATCACGATAGTGTTTTAAACGAAAACACGACTGACAATAATCATTTTCAATTGCCTTCGCATAACCGCGTCCCATTGTATCTTCAGTTTGTAATACTGAACCACAACCAACGCATTTTTTATTTTCCATATATATTTACCCTTTCAAAAATGGTATCTACTCTTCTTAAAAAGTAGTTTAAATCAAAACACTGTTCTAATTGTTCTTGAGTCATCAATGTTAATACGTTACCGTTTTCAATAAGCACGTCTAAGAATGATGTATGCGTATTGTAAGCCTCCATTGCAAGGGGCTGGATTAAGTCATACGCTTCTTC
This genomic stretch from Erysipelothrix rhusiopathiae harbors:
- the rsfS gene encoding ribosome silencing factor; this encodes MNNLLDVIVKTIDEKKANDIVTVDFKRENPLCDYFVIADAPSVRQINAIAEFVEVAIKKEGYKIRSIERQHGSTWILIDAYDVVVHLFLTEERGHYNLEKLYQDYIDENVLR
- a CDS encoding GTPase, giving the protein MENKKCVGCGSVLQTEDTMGRGYAKAIENDYCQSCFRLKHYRDFKRVKADVNDGTTLEFIERFEGHILWVLDIMHLNQSMHTGLLRALRNKSVVLVVNKRDLLPKSVSNNKLTNAIMRSLKDEDVSLMDIVFVSALKKNTLESLNPYLEDAPCAFVGCVNAGKSSLLNALMGKNDLSVSPVASTTADVLHIETENYDVYDTPGLSNETNLLTKFTDENLVMLAPQKTLKPAVYQLYEKQTIMIGNLGAITVSPKSQVHVVSYLPFELKRIKPERLEANFELEHDFMIQNPSYRKKKWPVTDKHIDIEIFDVGFISIQGELKELETSFDKEAEVVIRKAII
- the nadD gene encoding nicotinate (nicotinamide) nucleotide adenylyltransferase; protein product: MRKIILFGGSFDPIHDGHLTMAKNALKQRNADELWFIVSAQNPFKVGSSAFHHRLNMVQLMIKPYHKMKVIDLESKLPLPSYSIDTVRILKAQNQDCEFEWLIGSDQLPTLNKWKEYDLLNQMIQFIIYARDFNIESQFPIVTGPVLPISSTEIRKGLITTTSPRVLQYMTGYGIYLDEILKNRVSQKRYDHVLRVKEVALELADVHNVDKDRVTLACMIHDLCKEDSKEDLLNTMNANYPSLVGLHPAFYHGFAAASELSKKYYVRDKQVLNAIRGHVNGVSTNKIGMILYIADKCERGRGYDSEPLIALSKQNLVDGFKEVKKAQDAYLRRHNE
- a CDS encoding YhbY family RNA-binding protein; the encoded protein is MLSKDQKKELKRISHEEKTTVFIGKNGLTETVYETFETSMLAHNLVKVSIQKNSDVTILEAVEAFEDRFSCDLVSKIGRVAVFYRFSKNGRIKV